The genomic segment CACGCATGTAGCGCATGAAGGGGGTTTTGAACTGTCGCTGTATCCTAATGTACAGGCGTGGTTATCTCGTATCGAAGCTTTGCCCAATTACATCGCGATGGATGTAAGCGAGGGCAAAGCATAAGCGGCAAAGTCTTGTACTGAGCGCTGAACGCCTAGCACCTAAGCGCAGGGCGCTATGGTGAATTGCCCTACATCCACGGCGATAACCTCAACTTTAGTGCCGCTAGCGATGGGGTGCTCGCTAACTAAACGCCAGTTTATTCCAGAGTATTGATAGATAGCCGGCTGCTCAGCACTGGTGTCTGCAGCAAGTATGAACTGATGACCAATCATGTCATTGCTGGCTTTTTTCGGATCCACGTCTTTTTGCATATTTTTAAGTGGTTTCCATAAAAATATTGCGAGTACTGCTGTAAAGAGGGATACAAACAGGGTCGCATTAA from the Paraglaciecola mesophila genome contains:
- a CDS encoding NfeD family protein, translated to MWLSDNLGIGLISLGLLLLAIEILVLGFSTFVLFFVGGAALITGILLQFGIVADTVLNATLFVSLFTAVLAIFLWKPLKNMQKDVDPKKASNDMIGHQFILAADTSAEQPAIYQYSGINWRLVSEHPIASGTKVEVIAVDVGQFTIAPCA